The following coding sequences are from one Bradyrhizobium sp. WSM471 window:
- a CDS encoding outer membrane protein: protein MKNLLLMTVSTVALAAVAPAFSADLPAQPIRPLYTTAPGPVAAAIYDWSAYYFGVNGGLSSGESCWEYLGSTPEGCHHPTGGSVGLQIGYRWQMGQIVLGVEGQGNWADLTGSNHSIAFSDTTNQTKIDAFGLMTGQIGYAFGNNVLYGKGGAAVTSNIHQISSTVAGASRKSDVLWGGVLGVGFEHGLAPNWTVGFEYDHLFFQPRTAKFSGNIGGADRIREGLDLITVRVNYKFGGPILLKY, encoded by the coding sequence ATGAAGAACTTGTTGCTTATGACAGTCAGTACGGTGGCGCTTGCTGCGGTGGCCCCCGCATTCAGTGCTGATCTGCCTGCGCAACCCATCAGGCCTCTCTACACCACCGCTCCAGGACCTGTCGCGGCTGCAATCTACGATTGGAGTGCTTACTATTTCGGCGTGAACGGTGGTCTGAGCTCAGGCGAGAGTTGTTGGGAGTACCTTGGCAGCACGCCCGAGGGCTGTCATCATCCGACAGGCGGTAGCGTGGGCCTCCAGATCGGCTATCGATGGCAGATGGGCCAGATCGTGCTGGGTGTTGAGGGCCAGGGCAACTGGGCTGATTTGACCGGGTCCAATCACAGCATCGCGTTTTCCGATACTACCAACCAGACTAAGATTGACGCGTTCGGTCTCATGACGGGGCAGATTGGTTATGCCTTCGGGAACAACGTACTTTACGGCAAAGGCGGCGCCGCAGTCACGAGCAACATCCATCAGATCAGCTCGACCGTGGCAGGAGCCAGTAGGAAAAGTGACGTTCTTTGGGGCGGTGTGTTGGGGGTCGGATTCGAGCACGGCCTCGCACCGAACTGGACGGTGGGCTTCGAGTACGACCACCTGTTCTTCCAGCCCCGCACGGCGAAATTCAGCGGGAACATCGGTGGGGCCGATCGCATCCGCGAGGGTCTCGACCTTATCACGGTACGGGTCAACTATAAGTTTGGCGGTCCGATTCTCCTGAAATATTGA